The nucleotide sequence AGGGGAAAGACAAGACATCCTTTCTATGTGTCTCCTGTGGAAAAAGCTTTGTTAATAAATCGCATTTAATATTGCACCAGAAAACCCACCCCTTCAAAACACCATTTCTATGTAATAAATGTGGGAAAAATTTCAGTCAGAGGAAAATTCTAAAAGCACACCTAAGTACACACATAATAGAGAGACCCTttccatgcactgaatgcagcaaacGTTTCATACGCAAGGATAATCTTAGACAACATCAAAAATTACACTCTAGTGAGAAAAGCTTTATTCGGAAGGATAATCTAATATCTCATCAGAGAATTCACACAGGCAAGAGACCATTCTCGTGTTCTAAATGTGGAAAAAGTTTCATTAATAAGACATACCTCTCTGAACACCAGAAAATACACACAGAGGACAGACCATTTTCATGTGCTAAATGTGGAAAAAGTTTCCTTAGAAAGGCAGATCTCTCCCAACATGAGAAAATTCACACAAGCAACAAACTCTTTACATGTGCTGACTGTGGGAAAACCTGCATTAGTAAGTACAAactaatattacaccaggccatccacacaggagagagactcTTCTCTTGTTCTGAATGTGGAAAACGTTTCCTTAGGAAAACAGATCTCtcacaacaccagaaaatccatataggagagagaccattctcatgtagtcaATGTGGAAAAGGTTTCCTTAGGAAGGCAGACCTCTCACAACACCAGAAAATCTATACAGGAAAGAGACCATTCTTCTGTActaaatttggaaaatatttaatTAAGAAGAGAGACCTTTCACAACCTCAGAAAATCCATACAGGAGAGCGAACACTCTCATGTTTTAAATGTGGAAAACATTTCCTTACAATGACACACCTATCACAACATCAGAAAATGCACACAGgtgagagaccattctcatgttcTATATGTGGAAAACATTTCATGAGGAAGGTAGACCTCTCACAGCatgagaaaatccacacaggagccAAACCATTTTCATGCTCTGAGTGTGGAAAAAGCTTCCTTCAAAAGAAAAACTTCAGAAGCCATCAAAAGATACACACAGGAGaacgaccattctcatgtactaaatgtggaaaatgttttctTAGGAAGACAAGCCTCTCagaacaccagaaaatccacacaagtgacaaaccatttacatgcacggagtgtgggaaaagcttcctTCAGAAGGGAACCTTCAGAAGACATCAAAAGATACACACAGGAGaaagaccattctcatgtactaaatgtggaaaatgttttctTAGGAAGACAAGCCTCTCAGAACACCAGAAAATTCACACAAGTgacaaaccatttacatgcactgagtgtgggaaaagcttcctTCAGAAGGGAACCTTCAGAAGACATCAAAAGATACACACAGGAGaaagaccattctcatgtactaaatgtggaaaatgttttctTAGGAAGACAAGCCTCTCAGaacatcagaaaatccacacaggtgacAAACCATTTACATGCTCTGAGTGTGGGAAGTGTTTCATTAGGAAGACAAACCTCtcacaacaccagaaaatccacacaggcaacagaccatttacatgtactgagtgtgggaaAAGTTTCCTTCATAAGATAACCTTCAGAAGACATCAAAAGATACACACAGGAGaaagaccattctcatgtactaaatgtggaaaatgttttctTAGGAAGACAAGCCTCTCAGaacatcagaaaatccacactggcaacaaaccatttacatgtactgagtgtgggaaAGGTTTCCTTCAGAAGATAACCTTCAGAAGACATCAAAAGATACACACAGGAGAACGAccattaaaacataagaacataagaacattctcATGTACTAAATCTGGAAAACGTTTTCTTAGGGAGATAAACCTTTCacaacatcagaaaatccacacaggtaaaaaaccatttacatgttctgagtgtggAAAAAGCTTCTTTCAGATGGCAACCTTCAGAAGACATCAAAAGATACACACAGGAGAGAGAACAttctcatgttctgaatgtgagaaaCGCTTTATTACTAAGTATACACTAATatcacaccagagaatccacacaagAGAaaaaccattctcatgtactaaaTGTGGAAAATGCTTCATTAGGCAGGCATACCTCtcacaacaccagaaaatccacacaggtgacagaccatttacatgcactgagtgtggaaaatgttttattaGAAAGGGAGATTTCTCACAACATCAGAAAATTCATACAGGTgacaaaccatttacatgcactgagtgtggaaaatgtttcattagGCAGGCAAACCTttcacaacaccagaaaatccacacaggtgacagtccatttacatgcactgagtgtggaaaatgtttcattagAAAGGCAGATTTCTCacaacatcagaaaatccacTCAGGTgacaaaccatttacatgcactgagtgtggaaaatgtttcattagAAAGGCAGATTTCTCacaacatcagaaaatccacTCAGGTGACAAACCATTTATATGCACTGAGTGTGGGAAAAGTTTCCTTCAGAAGGCAACCTTCAGAATACATCAAAAGATACACACAGGAGAACGATCATTCTCATGtactaaatgtggaaaatgttttctTAGGAAGACAACACTCTCagaacaccagaaaatccacacaggtgacAAACCATTTTCATGCAGTGAGTGTGGGAAATGTTTCATCAGAAAGACAAACCTCTCACAACATCAGGAAATCCACACAGGCaacaaaccatttacatgcactgaatgtgggaaaagtttCCTTCAGAAGGCAACCTTCAGAAGACATCAAAAGATACACACAGGAGaacgaccattctcatgtactaaatgtggaaaatgttttctTAGGAAGACAAGCCTCTCagaacaccagaaaatccacacaagtGACAAACCATTTACATGCTCTGATTATGAGGAAAGCTTCCTTCAGAAGGCAAAGATCACAAGACATCAAAAGATACACACTGATGAGAGCCCTGCTGATGTGCTGCTGGTTCTGCCTTCCCAACCCATCTGTAAACAGGAAGTATCATAGCATCAGGAATTTTAGAGTCCGGGCAGTACTTCTTACACTGTACAAGCCTATATAAAGCTGGACTGTCTGGTTTAAACTGGGCAGTTGGCAAGTCTATAGTTgactacagaaaataaaaatatacatatttataaataaaacgTAACCTGAGAGAAACCTGCACAaagaagcagttactaccttaagaagcttgctgggcagactggttggaccatttgaTCCATTACTGCTGTCATTTCGATGTTTATTGGTTTCTGTGTAATAAAACTCCATACAGCTTTGATTGAAGATTGAAGATAATCTCTGAAGTGACTGCTCTGACTAGGCTGAATGAATGCTTCCTTTACTACTCAATCAAAATAATCACTCCCAAGTGTAAC is from Rhinatrema bivittatum chromosome 2, aRhiBiv1.1, whole genome shotgun sequence and encodes:
- the LOC115083508 gene encoding zinc finger protein 585A-like gives rise to the protein MKENYETLISLASDGITQHIKEENREECHVGIGLIPRESGNFFENFSQGTERKKTRNSHQESQKKPRDPLDGVTACERNDQEFTDILEQQGQLQAETHFQNNNSDQMISDLHQKQGKDKTSFLCVSCGKSFVNKSHLILHQKTHPFKTPFLCNKCGKNFSQRKILKAHLSTHIIERPFPCTECSKRFIRKDNLRQHQKLHSSEKSFIRKDNLISHQRIHTGKRPFSCSKCGKSFINKTYLSEHQKIHTEDRPFSCAKCGKSFLRKADLSQHEKIHTSNKLFTCADCGKTCISKYKLILHQAIHTGERLFSCSECGKRFLRKTDLSQHQKIHIGERPFSCSQCGKGFLRKADLSQHQKIYTGKRPFFCTKFGKYLIKKRDLSQPQKIHTGERTLSCFKCGKHFLTMTHLSQHQKMHTGERPFSCSICGKHFMRKVDLSQHEKIHTGAKPFSCSECGKSFLQKKNFRSHQKIHTGERPFSCTKCGKCFLRKTSLSEHQKIHTSDKPFTCTECGKSFLQKGTFRRHQKIHTGERPFSCTKCGKCFLRKTSLSEHQKIHTSDKPFTCTECGKSFLQKGTFRRHQKIHTGERPFSCTKCGKCFLRKTSLSEHQKIHTGDKPFTCSECGKCFIRKTNLSQHQKIHTGNRPFTCTECGKSFLHKITFRRHQKIHTGERPFSCTKCGKCFLRKTSLSEHQKIHTGNKPFTCTECGKGFLQKITFRRHQKIHTGERPLKHKNIRTFSCTKSGKRFLREINLSQHQKIHTGKKPFTCSECGKSFFQMATFRRHQKIHTGERTFSCSECEKRFITKYTLISHQRIHTREKPFSCTKCGKCFIRQAYLSQHQKIHTGDRPFTCTECGKCFIRKGDFSQHQKIHTGDKPFTCTECGKCFIRQANLSQHQKIHTGDSPFTCTECGKCFIRKADFSQHQKIHSGDKPFTCTECGKCFIRKADFSQHQKIHSGDKPFICTECGKSFLQKATFRIHQKIHTGERSFSCTKCGKCFLRKTTLSEHQKIHTGDKPFSCSECGKCFIRKTNLSQHQEIHTGNKPFTCTECGKSFLQKATFRRHQKIHTGERPFSCTKCGKCFLRKTSLSEHQKIHTSDKPFTCSDYEESFLQKAKITRHQKIHTDESPADVLLVLPSQPICKQEVS